Below is a genomic region from Henckelia pumila isolate YLH828 chromosome 3, ASM3356847v2, whole genome shotgun sequence.
TGCAAACTCTTTCAGACAACAGAAGGTGCCGTACAGAGGTGCAGCTGTCACAGCTACATCACATTTTATGAGAGAAGTGAGATCAGGTAACATATAAAGAATCAGTCTTTCGAGGCTTCGGAATGGGATGCAGCACGGCATTTGTTCTCCTTTCATTGGGTCACTGGGATTGTATCTTGAAATGCAACGTAACTTCGCATCGCCGAGTCTCAATATTTTCAAGCTAGTTAAATAGTTCAATGATGGAAATATATCTGACAAGCTGCTATTCAGGCCAACACATTTAGATATTACCAATTGTTGGATGTTCTGTGGCAGCAAAACTTTGTCTGCTCTTCCTCTTTCTCTCGTGAAGCAGTATCCTTTCAAAGTCAGCAGTTTACAacttaatattattttgttcGATTGAACCAATGATCCAGAATCGGACTTACCTACAGAAATATTGTAAAAGCTAAGTTTCCCATGTCTTTGTTGGGATATGATGAATTTGTTGAGATCATGCACATCACAGAACGATCCCTGAAATTCTTCCAACTTTTTCAACCATTCCATCTCTTCTCCTCTCACTTGAAGATGATCAGGAACAATAAGGCGTTCCAGAAGGGAGAGTTTCGGAAATAATCCAGCTGGTATCATTTTGAGACTGCTCATATCCCCCAAATTTAGAGACTTGAGATTGATCAAATTTTTGCATGCCTGGAGCAATTCTTTGATTTGATTCTTGTTGAGATCAAGTTCTTTCAGCTCCACGAGTTTTGTTAGAGGTGGCAAATACTTGAGGTCAAGACAGTGTGCTAGTAACAGTGTATTAAGATTCCCCAATTCGTCTACAGAATTCCGGTAACGCCTGAATCCAAGTGTAACTTAAGTCTAGAACTCGAAGACCACGCATATGCAGAAAAAAACTTTCTGGAATCACCTCAAGAGGATTTCTTCGCAAAATCAGAGACGAGAGCTTGTGGCATTTGGGTGAGAAGCAAGGAGGAATGATAGATATCTTGTTGCACATCAAGGATATCTTATCCAAATCCTCTTGCCAATCCTGCTCCGCAGGCATTCCATACAGCTGAAGCCCGGCTTTGACCATGAATTTGGGATCACTACTTGTGACCCTGAGGGCCATGTCTCTGATCAAGTCGTGAATCTTCACACGTCCATAGTCAGTTCTTTCTAATAAGGAGGCATTCTCCAACTTATTCAGTACTGAGTGGCCCTGATCAAAGTTGGCTTGTCTACTCTTCCTTTTATCCATCAAGTCCTCGGAAATAAATTTGGCAATCAATTCTTCTCTTGGAATCCTGTAGCCTTCAGGGTACAACGAGCAGTATAGAAAACAACGCTGCAACTTCGGATCCCTCAAGCGGTTAAAGCTACAAAATAGTACAGGGAAAACCTCGGTTTCCATGTCATCTGTCCCCATTGAAGATTCTTTCAGTTCCTCTAATGCGTCTCTCCATTCATGAATGTCTGTGAGACCTCTCATGCTTCCACCAATCGTTGTAATTCCAAGTGGCAAGCCAGCACACATCTTTGCCACATCTTTTGCAACTTTTTCTGTTTCATGAGAAAGTTTTGTGCCACTACCAAGCTTGTTCAAGAACAATTCCCAAGCTTCCACCTCACATAGAACATCAACTTTTATGTTCTTTTCACAACCCATTCTATTACAAACATCCACTGATCTACTAGTTATCAGCAACTTGCTTCCATTTGTTCCAAGTGGAATTCCTATCTTTTCAATCTCAAAATTCTTCCACACATCATCCAAGATCAGCACAAATCTATTTCTCCTCTTTAGTGCCTCGAACAACCGTGCAGCTCTATgattttcattattttcattGGAGAGATCTAGGTTCAGAAACATGGGCAATGTCATTCTGCAATTTGTGAATGCTGGAGTCTTGTGAGACATCTATCCAATACACATAACAGTTGAATGTAGGATCACTCAGGAGTTTGTCGTGGATATGCATCGCTAATGTTGTTTTACCGACTCCTCCCATTCCATATATGCCAATTCGTAAGGCACCGTCATTCATTAACCACGTCCAAACAGTCTTCAAATTTTGTTCTAAAGCTCGTTGCCCTCTACATTTTGTGGTCACTAATGGCCTCCCTTCGTCTTGCAAACTTCAAGAAAAAACCCCTCAGCAAATTTACCACATTCAACAAGTTTATCAACCTCCAACTTCATCTCCTTCATAAGGCTTCCCAGATGTAGACGGGAATTAAAGTTATAAAATCTTGTTTGCTGTAATTGTTGGTTCAAGTTGTCCAATTCAGTTTTCTTTACATCCACTTTCTCTAGCCAATCTTTAACTTCTCTCTTTCTTTTTCTACCAGTGTGGACTTCTTCTTCACGCAACATGGTACGCACATCAGCTGCTCGGTTTCCTAGAGCTTGGATTTCACTTTCAAGAATTCTCATTTTACCCTCAGTACCATAAGAGTCGCGGATCTTTTCCGCACCAAGATTTGCCAACTTCTCCACCATGTTTGACAGCATCTCAGCCATGTTAAACTTCTGAAAATAATTCAAGACTTATCTCATATGATCACGACGGAAGCAAACTTGAAAGTATCGAATTTCAAATCTGATAATTATCCAGTTTCAAGTACTGGCACcaatcacaatcaaatcactgCTTGGTGAGCATATCAGCATGGCAGAGAGGGAGAGATCATGTATTCAAACCATTGATTTCTTAAAAATTGTGAACTGCAGAAGTCAGCTCGTAATTACCTGTAGATCTTAATAAACATGATCTGAAAAATCTTGGGATTTTACTGTTCAAATTTGTCTTTTATCTTTTCAATCAAACTAAATTTTATGTTAGTTTACTCGAACAAAAAGTTCACAACTATCCAAGGTAAAAATCCAGCAGTGTCATTCAACCTGTATATAACACATATAAAAGCCGGATCAAAGCAAAAGCTTCATAAATCGATAGCCCGTTATTATCTAGAAATTAATGAACGATGCAAACAGGCAACCACGAAATAAATTCACGAATAGCGATCGTGTATGTTAACATTTTAAagaacagaaaaaaaaaatagaaatcttGCAATGAACATATATAATACTATGAGCAAACTCAGTAAATTAATCATTCAACGTACCTTATGAAAAGTTAATCACCAGATTCGGAGCAGCCAGCACAAGCAAAACTACACTTTCAATAGAAAAGTCAACTTTCTAAATAGTGggaaagataaaataaaattttaatgaaaaaaaaagtgCTAATTGCATTAATCTCCCTCTCCCCTGTGCAAagtctaaaaatcataaaatcccctaaaaatattaataagctAATGGATCCCTCAGTTTTTTTAAATATAGCACATTTCACCCTTATGTTATATAAACGCAGA
It encodes:
- the LOC140888596 gene encoding disease resistance protein RPS5-like, which translates into the protein MSHKTPAFTNCRMTLPMFLNLDLSNENNENHRAARLFEALKRRNRFVLILDDVWKNFEIEKIGIPLGTNGSKLLITSRSVDVCNRMGCEKNIKVDVLCEVEAWELFLNKLGSGTKLSHETEKVAKDVAKMCAGLPLGITTIGGSMRGLTDIHEWRDALEELKESSMGTDDMETEVFPVLFCSFNRLRDPKLQRCFLYCSLYPEGYRIPREELIAKFISEDLMDKRKSRQANFDQGHSVLNKLENASLLERTDYGRVKIHDLIRDMALRVTSSDPKFMVKAGLQLYGMPAEQDWQEDLDKISLMRYRNSVDELGNLNTLLLAHCLDLKYLPPLTKLVELKELDLNKNQIKELLQACKNLINLKSLNLGDMSSLKMIPAGLFPKLSLLERLIVPDHLQVRGEEMEWLKKLEEFQGSFCDVHDLNKFIISQQRHGKLSFYNISVGKSDSGSLVQSNKIILSCKLLTLKGYCFTRERGRADKVLLPQNIQQLVISKCVGLNSSLSDIFPSLNYLTSLKILRLGDAKLRCISRYNPSDPMKGEQMPCCIPFRSLERLILYMLPDLTSLIKCDVAVTAAPLYGTFCCLKEFAYQILQQNKEAVHTEAAAQS